From one Actinopolyspora saharensis genomic stretch:
- a CDS encoding GGDEF domain-containing protein, with product MEQDDPMLVGRIPEQDRHVRLLLDSGRIEESEAAFDDTIASSPNLVGGEWSRPVVIVHRALLAWRLGRVSLALELAADAWTELDAEWRNDASTAHALSMLGYLLEGHSTPALELLARSVRIAREAGDPETLAHCLLREGTTLVARVLVHDVRSERYLVDGLEKFNEAIELTSYGALRRRAMASSARALVELGSIKAAHERVLEALEDARRTDDLFGEALSYWTLAEVHRRREELEESRTAASRALHGAELSKDTLLITRLSTDLGAICKQLGDHVGEATALRRALRASGSTVSVLREGLAQALEQRRIAVHAQRKANAAEAAALRDPLTGLANRLGLERYGPGLIERSASRGCIPWLLLLDVDWFKDVNDRAGHSMGDTALREVAGLLRSECRGDDLLCRWAGDEFVILLVDSTGDGRNAGPAVAERIRAAVDGHDWSQVLGELERLPTVSIGAAAGPERLEDLFTAADVALYRAKHGGRNRVEVNDSERRAPQTVE from the coding sequence GAGCAGGACCGTCACGTGCGTCTGTTACTCGACTCCGGGCGGATCGAGGAGTCCGAGGCCGCCTTCGACGACACCATAGCCAGCTCCCCCAACCTGGTCGGCGGCGAGTGGAGTCGCCCGGTCGTGATCGTGCACCGGGCGCTGCTCGCCTGGCGGCTGGGGCGGGTGTCGCTGGCGCTGGAGCTCGCGGCCGACGCGTGGACCGAGCTGGACGCGGAGTGGCGCAACGACGCCTCCACCGCGCACGCGCTGAGCATGCTCGGCTACCTGCTCGAGGGGCACAGCACACCGGCGCTGGAACTGCTCGCTCGCTCCGTGCGGATCGCCCGGGAGGCGGGCGACCCGGAGACCCTCGCGCACTGCCTGCTGCGGGAGGGGACCACGCTGGTGGCCCGCGTGCTGGTGCACGACGTGCGCTCGGAGCGCTACCTCGTCGACGGGTTGGAGAAGTTCAACGAGGCGATCGAGCTCACCTCGTACGGGGCGCTGCGCAGGCGGGCGATGGCCAGCAGCGCACGCGCGCTGGTGGAGCTGGGCAGCATCAAGGCGGCCCACGAACGGGTGCTCGAGGCCCTCGAGGACGCCCGGCGCACCGACGACCTGTTCGGCGAGGCCCTGTCCTACTGGACGCTCGCCGAGGTGCACCGCAGGCGGGAGGAGCTGGAGGAGTCCAGGACCGCGGCGAGCCGGGCGCTGCACGGGGCCGAGCTCAGCAAGGACACGTTGCTGATCACACGGCTGTCCACCGACCTCGGGGCCATCTGCAAGCAGCTCGGTGACCACGTGGGCGAGGCCACCGCGTTGCGCAGGGCGCTGCGCGCCTCCGGCAGCACCGTCAGCGTGCTGCGCGAGGGGCTCGCCCAGGCGCTGGAGCAGCGGCGCATCGCGGTGCACGCCCAGCGCAAGGCCAACGCGGCCGAGGCCGCGGCGCTGCGGGACCCGCTGACCGGGCTGGCCAACAGGCTCGGTCTGGAGCGCTACGGCCCAGGGCTGATCGAGCGGAGCGCCTCCAGGGGGTGCATCCCCTGGCTGCTGCTGCTGGACGTCGACTGGTTCAAGGACGTCAACGACAGGGCCGGGCACTCCATGGGGGACACGGCGCTGCGCGAGGTGGCCGGGCTGCTGCGCAGCGAGTGCCGCGGGGACGACCTGCTCTGCAGGTGGGCCGGGGACGAGTTCGTGATCCTGCTCGTCGACTCGACCGGTGACGGCCGGAACGCGGGGCCCGCGGTCGCCGAGCGCATCCGGGCCGCCGTGGACGGGCACGACTGGTCCCAGGTCCTGGGCGAGCTGGAACGTCTCCCCACGGTCAGCATCGGGGCCGCCGCGGGGCCGGAGCGGTTGGAGGACCTGTTCACCGCGGCCGACGTCGCGCTGTACCGGGCCAAGCACGGCGGGCGGAACCGGGTGGAGGTCAACGATTCCGAGCGGCGCGCGCCCCAGACCGTCGAGTGA
- a CDS encoding helix-turn-helix domain-containing protein has product MILLLPLDHWCIWCAPDWSVCTSGCNYTIEGKKIVDAQHYDWCMARTNGGTPRARALGAELRQAREERGVGVRELARRLGTDHSKISRYESGVSATPSPEYVASVLTALGVSESERERLASVARGANEATWVSTGVPGAQHELTTLIEFERDASQVVEVSTMVLPGLLQTSDYARAVMTGASNNDVEARVALRLGRREVLTRGNGPHFTALILETALRTPIGGRGVLAEQLRQIADMAAWPNVTVQVIPSDIETWHPAHVGAFILFEFPKSKPIVHIEQYSSAVFLHEPEDGQAYQEAVGKLRQLAMSPVESTEIIARTAKEMENSQ; this is encoded by the coding sequence ATGATCCTCCTTCTCCCACTGGATCACTGGTGTATCTGGTGTGCACCAGATTGGTCTGTGTGCACCAGCGGCTGCAATTACACGATCGAAGGAAAGAAGATCGTCGATGCCCAGCACTACGATTGGTGTATGGCTCGCACCAACGGAGGTACCCCACGTGCACGTGCCCTGGGCGCTGAACTGCGGCAAGCCCGCGAAGAACGCGGCGTGGGCGTACGCGAACTGGCGCGCCGCTTGGGAACTGATCACTCGAAGATCTCGCGATACGAGAGCGGTGTGTCAGCCACACCGAGCCCTGAATACGTAGCCAGCGTGCTCACTGCGCTGGGAGTTTCCGAGAGCGAACGTGAACGCCTTGCGAGCGTGGCCCGCGGTGCCAACGAAGCGACGTGGGTATCGACCGGTGTCCCCGGAGCACAACACGAACTGACAACCCTGATCGAGTTCGAGCGGGACGCCTCGCAAGTCGTCGAAGTCTCGACGATGGTACTGCCGGGACTTCTCCAGACTTCGGACTACGCTCGAGCCGTCATGACAGGCGCATCGAACAACGACGTCGAGGCACGAGTAGCGCTGCGCCTGGGCCGACGAGAGGTGTTGACTCGTGGGAACGGGCCACACTTCACCGCCCTGATACTGGAAACCGCCCTGCGAACCCCGATCGGTGGTCGCGGAGTTCTGGCCGAGCAGCTTCGGCAAATCGCAGACATGGCGGCTTGGCCGAACGTGACGGTCCAGGTCATCCCGTCGGACATCGAGACGTGGCATCCGGCGCACGTAGGGGCTTTCATCCTGTTCGAGTTTCCGAAGTCGAAGCCCATCGTGCACATCGAGCAGTACAGCTCGGCGGTCTTCCTGCACGAGCCGGAGGACGGGCAGGCTTACCAGGAGGCGGTCGGTAAGCTCCGGCAACTGGCGATGAGCCCAGTTGAATCGACCGAGATCATCGCACGTACCGCCAAAGAGATGGAAAACTCGCAGTGA
- a CDS encoding P-loop NTPase fold protein, giving the protein MQSSGDDHFVVLNDEPVSNAEEDLLDTGNTADRLADLIVSSRHSTPFTLAIDAGWGMGKSSLMRQLQRRLDETAGIQTAWFNAWTSGTNALEVLIKSVLLRFDRNILRRAYHRVANTPRVSRFIRIVFLLTMTTLGLRRLVDALWSQISVDPKSRNEIHGIVKQMAQEWVMSSGSPGKLIVVFVDDLDRCQEDVVTAVCEAIKLYLDIPGLIFVIGYDRSALSRALQKADTANVRPSDYLEKIVQVNYHSPLPDQQQLHGLVRGYASRSGTSQLFDVNISHFIAERTGRNPRRIKRLINSFVLEYHLDGEWNFLGANLLVRVLLLQHFYPAFYRLITSPILEDPVQDFLDYRHARASIMLGELDSQNWKSIFTRYGIEPPSDTPGDRSTLLNALEQLEQALPEPMPRLSTEEAFTATLRQLKDSSHFDRLREHLQRRRFQPDLGEGETEQQFTNDGTNLYGAHVLVVDDLFAQENSEFSEPGTIVSILQEWGATVDTASDFESMERSARRRNPNLIISDINRHERENAGLEDLQILREKNIYTGPTIFYVARITGARRDWANELQAIGITNDFNEMLEWTKMSLENSLTYR; this is encoded by the coding sequence GTGCAGTCATCCGGTGATGACCACTTCGTCGTCCTCAACGACGAGCCGGTCAGCAATGCGGAAGAGGACCTGCTCGACACGGGGAACACGGCCGACAGGCTGGCAGATCTGATCGTTTCCTCGCGGCACTCCACTCCGTTTACGCTCGCGATCGATGCCGGCTGGGGGATGGGCAAGAGTAGCCTGATGCGACAGCTGCAGCGCCGACTCGACGAAACGGCGGGAATACAAACAGCTTGGTTCAACGCCTGGACCTCGGGAACCAACGCCCTGGAAGTGCTGATCAAATCAGTTCTGCTGCGCTTCGATCGGAACATACTTCGTAGGGCTTATCACAGAGTAGCCAACACTCCTCGGGTCTCGAGATTCATCAGAATCGTGTTTCTGCTGACGATGACCACCCTCGGGTTGCGCCGCCTGGTGGACGCACTCTGGTCCCAGATTTCGGTGGACCCCAAGTCCCGGAACGAAATCCACGGCATCGTGAAGCAAATGGCGCAAGAATGGGTGATGTCTTCAGGTTCGCCGGGGAAGCTGATCGTCGTCTTCGTGGATGACCTGGACCGCTGCCAGGAAGACGTAGTTACTGCCGTCTGCGAAGCGATAAAACTCTATCTCGACATCCCCGGGCTGATATTCGTAATAGGATACGACCGGTCCGCCCTCTCCCGAGCTCTCCAGAAAGCGGACACCGCCAACGTGCGCCCCTCCGACTACTTGGAGAAGATCGTTCAAGTCAACTACCATTCCCCGCTTCCGGACCAGCAACAGTTGCATGGACTGGTGAGGGGATATGCATCACGCTCCGGAACCTCGCAACTGTTCGACGTGAACATATCCCACTTCATCGCCGAACGCACGGGGCGCAATCCACGCCGAATCAAGAGGTTGATCAACAGTTTCGTCCTCGAGTACCACCTCGACGGGGAATGGAACTTCCTGGGGGCCAACCTCCTCGTGAGAGTCCTGCTGCTGCAGCACTTCTACCCTGCTTTCTACAGACTCATCACCAGCCCCATCCTGGAAGACCCGGTCCAAGATTTTCTCGACTATCGCCATGCTCGAGCGAGCATCATGCTGGGCGAACTGGACTCCCAAAATTGGAAGAGCATTTTCACCAGGTACGGTATCGAACCCCCGAGCGACACCCCCGGTGACCGCAGCACCCTCCTGAACGCTCTCGAACAACTGGAACAAGCACTTCCGGAACCCATGCCCAGGTTGTCAACAGAAGAGGCGTTCACCGCCACACTTCGTCAGCTCAAGGACTCGTCTCATTTCGACCGCCTCCGGGAGCACCTACAACGCAGGCGTTTCCAACCCGACCTCGGAGAGGGCGAGACGGAGCAACAGTTCACGAACGACGGTACGAACTTGTACGGAGCACACGTACTCGTGGTCGACGACCTGTTCGCCCAGGAAAACAGTGAGTTTTCAGAACCAGGAACCATTGTCAGCATCCTGCAGGAGTGGGGTGCCACAGTGGACACAGCCAGCGACTTCGAATCGATGGAACGATCAGCACGGCGCAGGAACCCAAATCTGATCATCTCGGACATAAACCGTCACGAGAGAGAAAACGCAGGACTCGAAGATCTCCAAATTTTGCGCGAGAAGAACATCTACACAGGGCCCACGATATTCTACGTCGCTCGGATAACAGGCGCGCGCCGCGACTGGGCCAACGAGCTCCAGGCCATCGGAATCACCAACGATTTCAACGAGATGCTGGAGTGGACAAAGATGTCACTCGAGAACTCCCTGACGTATCGGTGA
- a CDS encoding NAD-dependent epimerase/dehydratase family protein, giving the protein MSNGRVLVTGSAGHLGEALVRVLRERGREVVGLDVEDSSFTDVVGSIADRETVRRSLRGVDAVLHTATLHKPHVGSHDRQAFVDTNVTGTLVLLEEAAATGVESFVFTSTTSAFGRALTPGPGRPAAWITEDVTPVPKNVYGVTKTGAEDLCELVHRERGLPVVVLRTSRFFPELDDDAEVRAHYADANVKANEYLHRRVDVQDVVDAHLLAAQRAPELGFGRYVISATTPFGPDDLPELGGDAAAVVRRLFPEVDREYARLGWTLFPRLDRVYVNERARTELGWTPRYDFRHVLDSIAADEDPRSPLARAVGAKGYHSVPTGIYTVR; this is encoded by the coding sequence GTGTCCAACGGGAGGGTTCTGGTGACCGGCAGCGCCGGGCACCTCGGCGAAGCCCTGGTCAGGGTCCTGCGCGAGCGGGGTCGGGAGGTCGTGGGCCTCGACGTCGAGGACTCGTCCTTCACCGATGTGGTCGGGTCGATCGCGGACCGCGAGACGGTCCGGCGGAGCCTGCGGGGTGTCGACGCGGTGCTGCACACCGCCACGCTGCACAAACCGCACGTGGGCTCGCACGACCGGCAGGCCTTCGTCGACACGAACGTCACCGGCACGCTGGTCCTGCTCGAGGAGGCCGCCGCGACCGGTGTGGAGAGCTTCGTGTTCACCAGCACCACCAGCGCCTTCGGGCGTGCGCTGACCCCAGGGCCGGGTCGGCCCGCCGCCTGGATCACCGAGGACGTCACACCGGTCCCGAAGAACGTCTACGGCGTGACCAAGACCGGCGCCGAGGACCTGTGCGAACTCGTCCACCGCGAGCGGGGGCTGCCCGTAGTCGTGCTGCGCACCTCGCGGTTCTTCCCCGAGCTCGACGACGACGCCGAGGTCCGCGCCCACTACGCCGACGCGAACGTCAAGGCCAACGAGTACCTCCACCGCCGCGTCGACGTCCAGGACGTCGTCGACGCGCACCTGCTGGCTGCGCAGCGGGCACCCGAGCTCGGCTTCGGGCGCTACGTCATCAGCGCCACCACCCCGTTCGGCCCGGACGACCTGCCCGAGCTCGGCGGGGACGCCGCCGCGGTGGTGCGCCGCCTGTTCCCGGAGGTCGACCGGGAGTACGCCCGCCTGGGATGGACGCTGTTCCCCCGGCTGGACCGCGTCTACGTCAACGAGCGCGCCCGCACCGAGCTCGGCTGGACGCCCCGCTACGACTTCCGCCACGTCCTCGACAGCATCGCCGCCGACGAGGACCCCCGCAGCCCGCTCGCCCGCGCGGTGGGCGCCAAGGGGTACCACTCCGTGCCCACCGGGATCTACACCGTCCGCTGA
- a CDS encoding TM2 domain-containing protein: MSSDYDLMEYQARQKSLVVSYILWLFLGMFGGHRFYAKRVGSAVAQLICTVTFIGSIVTVVWIIVDAFLIPGWIRDHNLQLAEDLRKRGSVQG, translated from the coding sequence ATGAGTTCCGACTACGACCTGATGGAATACCAGGCCAGGCAGAAGTCCCTGGTCGTGAGCTACATACTGTGGTTGTTCCTCGGCATGTTCGGCGGTCACCGCTTCTACGCGAAGCGCGTGGGCAGCGCGGTGGCGCAACTGATATGCACGGTGACCTTCATCGGAAGCATCGTCACCGTCGTCTGGATCATCGTCGACGCCTTCCTCATCCCCGGCTGGATCCGGGACCACAACCTCCAGCTCGCCGAGGACCTGCGCAAGCGCGGATCCGTTCAAGGCTGA
- a CDS encoding DUF397 domain-containing protein, with the protein MTTNPVGWRKPIRSQHQTACVEIGRLGNGAAVRDTKNRAGGYFTTDRAQWRAFIEAVKTDRFA; encoded by the coding sequence ATGACGACGAACCCAGTGGGATGGCGTAAGCCCATCCGCTCGCAGCACCAGACCGCCTGTGTCGAGATCGGACGATTAGGCAACGGCGCCGCCGTTCGGGACACCAAGAACCGTGCGGGCGGCTACTTCACCACCGACCGCGCGCAGTGGCGAGCGTTCATCGAGGCGGTCAAGACCGACCGCTTCGCGTGA
- a CDS encoding RBBP9/YdeN family alpha/beta hydrolase, with protein sequence MAAYVVVPGIDGSDERHWQSRWEREWGGSASRISPKSWSAPDLRDWVDAVDEAYRAAAADADEVVLVAHSLGCWATTTWVRETRPDNVAAFLVAPPDPHDSTFPRQAAPTFLNVAARQLPCPALVVASENDPYCDSTTAASFASGWRAHWHLAGPLGHINSDSDLGDWPAGRDLLAGLTAQ encoded by the coding sequence ATGGCCGCTTACGTGGTCGTCCCGGGGATCGACGGCTCGGACGAGAGGCACTGGCAGAGCCGGTGGGAGCGGGAGTGGGGCGGGTCGGCCTCGCGGATCTCCCCGAAATCGTGGTCGGCTCCTGACCTGCGGGACTGGGTCGACGCGGTCGACGAGGCGTACCGGGCCGCCGCGGCCGACGCCGACGAGGTGGTGCTGGTGGCCCACAGCTTGGGGTGCTGGGCCACGACGACCTGGGTTCGTGAGACTCGCCCGGACAACGTGGCCGCGTTCCTGGTGGCTCCTCCCGACCCGCACGACTCGACGTTCCCGCGCCAGGCGGCCCCGACTTTCCTGAACGTGGCAGCCCGGCAGCTGCCGTGTCCGGCGCTCGTGGTCGCCAGTGAGAACGACCCCTACTGCGACTCGACGACCGCGGCCTCCTTCGCCTCCGGATGGCGCGCGCACTGGCACCTGGCCGGCCCGCTGGGACACATCAACTCGGACAGTGATCTGGGCGACTGGCCCGCAGGACGCGACCTCCTGGCGGGTCTCACCGCGCAGTAG
- a CDS encoding NB-ARC domain-containing protein, translating into MTNEFHGDAHNAVQAAHIGQLIQHCHQAREEDPARRRNSLPPGPRLLVDRREDNRRLHEALERKTAAESAGAILVGLCGTSGVGKSTLARSFSWEVQDRFEDGFHYIDCHGLAPSGAGELALLCLRRMGTAERDLPASGEGALGLLHELTSGRRMGFVFDGLVHPRHLLDLRIAAPESLILFTSQRSADEFSPEGVKSIDLESLSAEHAVELLTRVTGTRLDARAPDVERLVGLCGRMPLALEFVGKKIKRLKHWTPRRAADWLADPAHRPDILRDNPEVRDTLELAVTDLPADQTELYRLLGSIPCRTFDVATTAELLDTASPEAEDLLYELHAANLVRESELGRFHLHDLVRVHAGEHARALDRQRSEPAHRRLVTRYRRLGAHADRAVMAANRLRVAGDEELIAPERNPFTKQTALRWLETELPNILALLHDAERRGDDETVLALCDGPLWTLHNYHKHYDETLRAFESGIEAAGRRDDTLALARMRILRTRVLMELHHFDAAHDQAREAVETAVSSGHRQVLASAYEFQGRVYLEEENHDSAVEPLVRSWEINHALGKQRGMALVEHFAAQAHSGLGDQETALERLETATARLEDFPNDWRTPARIRLTRGIAYQRTGRHEEAVEQLGEAVREMSAHQSDSDDERLLFDLAQPFEWLAPSLRALGEEERAAQCLREAAAIYELAGSPKAARLRAELG; encoded by the coding sequence ATGACGAACGAGTTCCACGGCGACGCGCACAACGCGGTCCAGGCGGCCCACATCGGGCAGCTGATACAGCACTGCCACCAGGCGCGGGAGGAGGATCCCGCGCGCCGCCGGAACAGCCTCCCGCCCGGTCCGAGGTTGCTGGTCGACCGCAGGGAGGACAACCGCAGGCTGCACGAGGCGCTCGAGCGGAAGACCGCCGCCGAGAGCGCCGGCGCGATCCTCGTCGGGCTCTGCGGCACCAGCGGAGTCGGCAAGAGCACGCTGGCCAGGAGCTTCTCCTGGGAGGTCCAGGACCGCTTCGAGGACGGCTTCCACTACATCGACTGCCACGGCCTGGCCCCCTCCGGCGCGGGCGAGCTGGCCCTGCTGTGCCTGCGCAGGATGGGCACGGCCGAGCGCGACCTGCCCGCTTCCGGAGAGGGAGCGCTGGGCCTGCTGCACGAGCTGACCAGCGGCCGCCGGATGGGCTTCGTCTTCGACGGTCTGGTGCACCCGCGCCACCTGCTGGACCTCCGGATAGCCGCTCCGGAGAGCCTGATCCTGTTCACCAGCCAGCGCAGCGCGGACGAATTCTCCCCCGAAGGGGTGAAGTCGATAGACCTCGAATCGCTCTCCGCGGAGCACGCCGTCGAACTGCTCACCCGGGTCACCGGAACGCGGCTCGACGCGCGGGCCCCGGACGTGGAGCGGCTCGTCGGGCTGTGCGGGAGGATGCCGCTGGCGCTGGAGTTCGTGGGCAAGAAGATCAAGCGGCTCAAGCACTGGACACCGCGCCGGGCCGCCGACTGGCTCGCCGACCCCGCCCACAGGCCCGACATCCTGCGCGACAACCCCGAAGTGCGCGACACCCTGGAACTCGCGGTCACCGACCTGCCCGCCGACCAGACCGAGCTCTACCGCCTGCTCGGCTCCATCCCCTGCCGCACCTTCGACGTGGCCACCACGGCCGAGCTGCTGGACACCGCATCGCCCGAGGCCGAGGACCTGCTCTACGAGCTGCACGCCGCCAACCTGGTGCGCGAGTCCGAACTCGGACGCTTCCACCTCCACGACCTGGTGCGCGTCCACGCGGGCGAGCACGCCAGGGCGCTGGACCGGCAGCGCTCCGAACCGGCCCACCGGCGCCTGGTCACCCGCTACCGCAGGCTGGGCGCCCACGCCGACCGCGCCGTGATGGCGGCGAACAGGCTGCGCGTGGCCGGCGACGAGGAGCTGATCGCACCCGAGCGGAACCCGTTCACCAAGCAAACCGCGCTGCGCTGGCTGGAAACCGAGCTGCCCAACATCCTCGCGCTGCTGCACGACGCCGAGCGGCGCGGCGACGACGAGACGGTCCTCGCGCTCTGCGACGGGCCGCTGTGGACGCTGCACAACTACCACAAGCACTACGACGAGACGCTGCGCGCCTTCGAGTCCGGGATCGAAGCAGCCGGGCGCCGGGACGACACGCTCGCCCTGGCCAGGATGCGCATCCTGCGCACCCGCGTGCTGATGGAGCTGCACCACTTCGACGCGGCCCACGATCAGGCGCGCGAAGCCGTCGAAACCGCCGTGAGCTCCGGACACCGCCAGGTGCTGGCCTCGGCCTACGAGTTCCAGGGGCGGGTCTACCTGGAGGAGGAGAACCACGATTCGGCCGTCGAACCGCTCGTCCGGTCCTGGGAGATCAACCACGCCCTGGGCAAGCAGCGCGGCATGGCCCTGGTGGAGCACTTCGCCGCGCAGGCCCACAGTGGACTCGGTGACCAGGAGACCGCTCTGGAGCGGTTGGAAACCGCGACCGCGCGCCTGGAGGACTTCCCGAACGACTGGCGCACCCCGGCGCGGATCCGACTCACCAGGGGAATCGCGTACCAGCGGACGGGGCGGCACGAGGAAGCCGTCGAGCAGCTGGGCGAGGCGGTGCGCGAGATGAGCGCCCACCAGTCCGATTCGGACGACGAGCGGCTCCTGTTCGACCTGGCCCAGCCCTTCGAGTGGCTCGCGCCGTCACTGCGCGCGCTGGGAGAGGAGGAGCGCGCCGCGCAGTGCCTGCGCGAGGCCGCCGCGATCTACGAGCTGGCGGGCAGTCCCAAGGCCGCGAGGCTGCGCGCCGAACTCGGGTGA
- a CDS encoding sensor domain-containing diguanylate cyclase, with protein sequence MSSTVPWESLWKQLAGPIALIDLQGRHVDVNPAMCRLLGYERERLLELLPVEVTHQDDYALAEETIRDLVAGRIDSFSSEKRLLRADGDVILVLVTSSLLRASDGSTLLIASQFHDITDRYGAELLWRRTLGDAPIGMALMDLEGYCTEVNARLCELVGYGRGELLGRRSSELVYEGDKEQVDSLYPQFRAGRTESANLELCLRHRDGHPFWTLARIGVVQGLDDRPAYVVSQYEPLGDDAQVDEGRLAELTRMALHDPLTGLANRSLLLDRFHQELTKLPEQGGVLAVLMIDLDGFKPINDRYGHNAGDRVLQAAAQEVSSAVRSSDTVARIGGDEFVVLAVLAEPAQAEELRARVAQQLNSATPAPEQRVRLGASVGLTTTRDPSVTPHDLLAGADRDMYARKFARSH encoded by the coding sequence ATGAGCAGCACGGTGCCGTGGGAGAGCCTGTGGAAGCAGCTCGCCGGTCCCATCGCGCTGATCGACCTGCAGGGGCGGCACGTGGACGTCAACCCGGCCATGTGTCGCCTGCTCGGTTACGAACGGGAGCGACTGCTCGAACTGCTGCCCGTGGAGGTCACCCATCAGGATGACTACGCTCTGGCCGAGGAAACGATCCGGGACCTGGTTGCGGGAAGGATCGACAGCTTCTCGTCGGAGAAGCGGCTCCTGCGCGCGGACGGCGACGTCATCCTGGTGCTGGTCACCAGCTCACTGCTCAGGGCCTCGGACGGCAGCACGCTCCTGATCGCCTCCCAGTTCCACGACATCACCGACCGGTACGGAGCCGAGCTGCTCTGGCGCCGGACGCTGGGCGATGCCCCGATCGGCATGGCCCTGATGGATCTGGAGGGGTACTGCACCGAGGTCAACGCCAGGTTGTGCGAGCTGGTCGGTTACGGCCGGGGCGAGCTGCTGGGGCGGCGTAGCAGCGAGCTGGTCTACGAGGGCGACAAGGAGCAGGTGGATTCGCTGTACCCCCAGTTCAGGGCGGGGCGCACCGAGTCGGCCAACCTGGAGCTCTGCCTCCGGCACCGGGACGGGCACCCGTTCTGGACCCTGGCCCGCATCGGCGTGGTCCAGGGGCTGGACGACCGGCCGGCCTACGTGGTCAGCCAGTACGAGCCCCTCGGGGACGATGCGCAGGTGGACGAGGGACGGCTGGCCGAGCTGACCCGCATGGCGCTGCACGACCCGCTGACCGGCCTGGCCAACCGCTCCCTGCTTCTCGACCGGTTCCACCAGGAGCTCACGAAGCTTCCGGAACAGGGCGGCGTGCTGGCCGTGCTCATGATCGACCTCGACGGGTTCAAACCGATCAACGACCGCTACGGGCACAACGCGGGCGACCGGGTTCTGCAAGCCGCCGCGCAGGAAGTGTCCAGCGCCGTGCGCTCCAGCGACACCGTGGCCCGCATCGGTGGCGACGAGTTCGTCGTGCTCGCCGTGCTGGCCGAACCCGCCCAGGCCGAGGAACTGCGCGCCCGGGTCGCCCAGCAGCTGAACTCCGCCACCCCCGCCCCCGAGCAGCGGGTCAGACTGGGGGCCAGCGTGGGGCTGACCACCACGCGCGATCCGTCGGTCACCCCGCACGACCTGCTGGCCGGTGCCGACCGCGACATGTACGCGCGCAAGTTCGCCCGATCCCACTAG
- a CDS encoding zinc finger protein translates to MSHPFTWVPAAWQRHASRDPVPPPAAEFPQGVLVSTLCGQELTSASGELAWLWGTCPECDDAAREIVGVPSRAETAAEGRGRS, encoded by the coding sequence ATGTCTCATCCGTTCACCTGGGTTCCAGCGGCCTGGCAGCGGCACGCGAGCCGGGATCCGGTTCCGCCTCCCGCGGCGGAGTTTCCGCAGGGGGTGCTCGTTTCGACGCTGTGCGGCCAGGAGCTGACCTCGGCCAGCGGCGAGTTGGCGTGGCTGTGGGGTACCTGCCCGGAGTGCGACGACGCGGCGCGGGAGATCGTGGGAGTTCCGTCGCGGGCGGAGACCGCTGCCGAGGGGAGGGGTCGGTCGTGA